From a region of the uncultured Draconibacterium sp. genome:
- a CDS encoding glycosyltransferase family 4 protein, whose amino-acid sequence MAIKKSKVLIVATSRKTRGGITSVVKSHQAGDVWRNYDCRWLETHIDKSFLHKLMYFLKSFIIYLFILPSYNLIHIHTSEPPSALRKTIFLFVAYLFHKKTIVHFHSFSPKTTINSRYKMVYSYLFRKADTILVLSEYWKKELLDAFSLENKIKVLYNPCTEPDIKKKHNRKRQILYAGTINARKGYADLIKAFARISGKFPAWKIVFAGNGEIEQARLLAKELKIDTQVIFLGWINGIEKSKAFQEASVFCLPSYAEGFPMAVLDAWAYGLPVVTTPVGGLPDVLINGKNALVFQPGDIHELAQQLHKIIENRELRMAISEESIYLSTNLFNQSVICLQLDNIYNEMFKVEKITHKYNLTGKV is encoded by the coding sequence ATGGCTATTAAAAAAAGCAAGGTTCTAATTGTAGCCACTTCGCGAAAAACCAGAGGAGGTATTACATCCGTTGTAAAATCGCACCAAGCTGGTGATGTATGGAGAAATTATGACTGCAGATGGCTTGAGACACATATTGACAAATCATTTCTGCATAAATTAATGTACTTTTTAAAGTCTTTCATCATTTATTTATTCATACTACCTTCATACAATTTAATCCATATCCATACCAGTGAACCACCATCTGCTTTAAGAAAAACTATATTTCTGTTTGTGGCCTATCTATTCCATAAAAAAACAATTGTACATTTCCATTCATTTTCGCCCAAAACAACAATTAATAGCAGGTACAAAATGGTTTACAGTTATTTATTCCGAAAAGCAGATACAATACTGGTATTATCTGAATATTGGAAGAAAGAACTTCTTGACGCTTTTAGTCTGGAGAATAAAATAAAAGTTCTGTATAACCCTTGTACTGAACCAGACATTAAGAAGAAACATAACAGAAAAAGACAAATTCTGTATGCCGGAACAATTAATGCTCGTAAAGGGTATGCTGATTTAATAAAAGCTTTTGCCCGGATTTCCGGCAAATTCCCAGCATGGAAAATAGTATTTGCAGGCAACGGCGAAATTGAGCAAGCCAGGTTACTTGCAAAAGAACTAAAAATAGATACACAGGTAATTTTTTTGGGCTGGATAAATGGCATTGAAAAATCTAAAGCTTTTCAGGAAGCTTCAGTGTTTTGTTTACCAAGCTATGCTGAAGGGTTCCCAATGGCAGTGCTTGATGCTTGGGCTTATGGTTTGCCAGTTGTAACAACTCCTGTTGGTGGATTACCTGATGTTTTAATAAATGGAAAAAATGCTTTAGTATTTCAACCTGGTGATATACACGAATTGGCACAGCAGCTTCATAAAATAATAGAAAACAGAGAATTAAGAATGGCCATTTCTGAAGAATCTATATACTTGAGCACTAATTTATTTAACCAGTCTGTTATTTGTCTTCAGTTAGATAATATCTACAATGAAATGTTTAAAGTTGAAAAGATTACACATAAATACAACTTAACGGGTAAAGTCTGA
- the gmd gene encoding GDP-mannose 4,6-dehydratase, whose amino-acid sequence MMQKTALITGITGQDGAYLAEYLIKEGYVVHGIKRRASMFNTQRIDHLYQDPQIENRNLILHYGDLTDSLNLTRIIQEVQPDEIYNLAAMSHVKVSFDTPEYTANVDGIGTLRILEAVRLLNLVNNTKIYQASTSELFGMVQEVPQTEKTPFYPRSPYGVAKLYAYWITINYREAYGLHASNGILFNHESPVRGETFVTRKITRAISRIVLGMQETLFIGNMSSCRDWGHAKDYIRAMHLILQQERPDDYVIATGITTSIRDFIKKSCNKIGLSIIFQGEKENEKGYISDIDEKLFCRLIGDKYLPIIKKRTLNSEMRKNILPIVAVDPQYFRPTEVELLMGDASKAREKLRWIPEYDLDALISDMILSDIRMMQQDAFLKERGYHIFNYFE is encoded by the coding sequence ATGATGCAAAAAACGGCTTTAATAACAGGAATCACCGGACAAGACGGAGCCTATCTGGCTGAATATTTAATAAAAGAAGGATATGTCGTTCATGGAATAAAGCGCCGGGCATCAATGTTCAATACTCAACGTATCGATCATCTTTACCAGGATCCGCAAATAGAGAATCGTAATTTGATTTTACACTACGGAGACTTAACCGACAGCTTAAATCTAACGCGAATTATACAGGAGGTTCAGCCCGATGAAATCTACAACCTGGCAGCAATGAGCCATGTAAAAGTTAGTTTCGACACTCCTGAATATACTGCAAATGTTGATGGAATAGGCACTCTTCGAATTCTTGAGGCTGTACGCTTACTCAATTTGGTAAATAATACCAAAATTTACCAGGCATCAACTTCAGAGCTTTTCGGAATGGTGCAGGAAGTTCCTCAAACCGAAAAAACCCCATTCTATCCCCGATCTCCTTATGGCGTAGCAAAACTTTATGCCTACTGGATTACTATTAATTACAGAGAAGCATATGGATTACATGCATCAAATGGGATTTTGTTTAACCACGAATCACCTGTACGTGGTGAAACCTTTGTTACACGGAAAATTACAAGGGCTATTTCAAGAATTGTGCTGGGAATGCAAGAAACCTTATTTATCGGTAATATGTCGTCATGCAGAGACTGGGGACACGCCAAAGATTATATAAGGGCAATGCACCTTATTCTTCAGCAAGAACGGCCAGATGATTATGTTATAGCAACAGGGATAACAACGTCGATACGTGATTTTATAAAAAAATCGTGTAACAAAATTGGATTGTCAATAATCTTTCAAGGTGAAAAAGAAAATGAAAAAGGATATATTTCTGATATTGATGAAAAACTATTTTGTAGGTTAATTGGAGATAAATACCTTCCAATTATTAAAAAGCGTACCTTAAATTCGGAAATGAGAAAAAATATTCTTCCTATTGTCGCTGTCGATCCTCAGTATTTTCGACCTACAGAGGTAGAATTGTTAATGGGAGATGCTTCAAAAGCCAGAGAAAAATTGAGATGGATACCAGAATATGATTTAGATGCATTAATTTCAGATATGATTCTCTCTGATATAAGAATGATGCAACAAGATGCTTTCTTAAAAGAAAGAGGTTACCACATTTTTAATTATTTTGAGTAA
- a CDS encoding HAD hydrolase family protein → MVIAVDFDGTIVKHKYPAIGKEIPYAIETLKLIQSKGHKIILWTYRSGKELDKAVDFCKKKGLFFHAINNNFEGEEFDNTYSRKIYADIYIDDRNILGIPEWEKIYHLLTDTKKQKLKP, encoded by the coding sequence ATGGTTATTGCGGTAGATTTTGACGGAACAATAGTAAAGCATAAATACCCGGCAATTGGGAAAGAAATTCCTTATGCCATTGAAACATTAAAACTTATCCAATCAAAAGGACACAAAATAATACTGTGGACCTATCGCTCGGGTAAGGAACTTGACAAAGCAGTCGATTTCTGCAAAAAAAAAGGTCTGTTTTTTCATGCAATAAATAACAATTTTGAAGGAGAGGAATTTGATAATACTTACAGTAGAAAGATATATGCTGATATCTATATTGACGACAGAAACATTTTAGGAATCCCTGAATGGGAAAAAATATACCATTTGCTTACTGATACCAAGAAACAAAAACTAAAACCCTGA